The following proteins come from a genomic window of Frankia casuarinae:
- a CDS encoding DUF3097 domain-containing protein — protein MRSRDYGPDVLAPAARPRPVRPPEVELERDLVVEDVATGFCGAVVGSENGGVTLEDRHGIRRVFPLEPGAFLIEGARVTLVRPRRGTPAPAARTASGSVAVPRHRARVARASRIYVEGLHDAALVERVWGDDLRIEGVVVESLDGVDDLPSVVAGFRPGPGRRLGVLVDHLVPGSKESRIAASVAGDHVLVTGHPYIDIWQAVKPASVGIPRWPEIPRGQPWKEGVCQALGVEDPAQMWRRILASVDSYTDLEVGLLGAVERLIDFVTG, from the coding sequence ATGCGTAGTCGAGACTACGGGCCGGACGTCCTGGCTCCCGCCGCCCGCCCGCGCCCGGTGCGCCCGCCGGAGGTCGAGCTCGAGCGTGACCTCGTGGTCGAGGACGTGGCCACCGGTTTCTGCGGGGCTGTGGTAGGCAGCGAGAACGGTGGGGTGACGCTGGAGGACCGCCACGGCATCCGGAGGGTCTTCCCCCTGGAACCCGGCGCCTTTCTGATCGAGGGCGCGCGGGTGACCCTCGTGCGCCCCCGCCGCGGGACCCCGGCCCCCGCGGCGCGCACCGCGTCCGGGTCCGTGGCGGTGCCCCGCCACCGGGCCAGGGTCGCGCGGGCGAGCCGTATCTACGTGGAGGGTCTGCACGACGCCGCCTTGGTCGAGCGGGTCTGGGGTGACGACCTGCGCATCGAGGGGGTGGTGGTGGAGAGCTTGGACGGGGTCGACGACCTGCCGTCGGTGGTCGCGGGGTTCCGCCCGGGGCCCGGCCGCCGGCTCGGCGTGTTGGTGGACCATCTCGTCCCGGGGTCGAAGGAGAGCCGGATTGCCGCCTCCGTCGCCGGTGACCACGTCCTGGTGACCGGTCATCCCTACATCGACATCTGGCAGGCGGTGAAGCCGGCGTCGGTCGGCATTCCCCGCTGGCCCGAGATTCCCCGCGGCCAGCCCTGGAAGGAAGGGGTCTGTCAGGCCCTCGGTGTGGAGGACCCGGCGCAGATGTGGCGCCGGATCCTGGCCTCGGTGGACAGCTACACCGACCTTGAGGTGGGCCTGCTCGGCGCGGTGGAACGACTGATCGACTTCGTCACCGGCTGA